In one window of Streptomyces roseofulvus DNA:
- a CDS encoding iron-siderophore ABC transporter substrate-binding protein, with protein sequence MQRMLRALVTGGAALALALTAAGCGSGTVGESNDGSPGGKATGDTTATGAITVDTAQGEVSLDKPATKVVTLEWTYAEELVALGVAPVGNADNKGYATWITAEGADLPAQVTDVGNRNEPSLEKIKALQPDLIVVDDDRSKAHLKQLRAIAPVLSFTYTTKPQLATMKKNFTELAKAVGRESKAAEVSAGIDTKAAELKGRLDKAGKSGLTYALAQGFTANGAASVRMLGDDAISAQVLNLAGLKNGWKGQADAWGLTTVGVEGLTQVEKDATFLYVAAVNDNPFTGDLAGNAVWKGLDFVKNDKALPLDPGTWLFGGPLSAQHVLDETGKALKV encoded by the coding sequence ATGCAGAGAATGCTGCGCGCCCTCGTCACGGGCGGCGCCGCCCTCGCCCTCGCGCTCACCGCCGCCGGCTGCGGATCCGGCACGGTCGGCGAGTCGAACGACGGCTCCCCGGGCGGGAAGGCGACCGGGGACACCACCGCCACCGGCGCGATCACCGTCGACACCGCCCAGGGCGAGGTCTCGCTGGACAAGCCCGCGACGAAGGTCGTCACTCTGGAGTGGACGTACGCGGAGGAGCTCGTCGCCCTCGGCGTCGCCCCGGTCGGCAACGCGGACAACAAGGGCTACGCCACCTGGATCACCGCCGAGGGCGCCGACCTGCCGGCCCAGGTCACCGACGTCGGCAACCGCAACGAGCCCAGCCTGGAGAAGATCAAGGCGCTCCAGCCCGATCTGATCGTCGTCGACGACGACCGCTCCAAGGCCCATCTGAAGCAGCTCCGGGCCATCGCGCCCGTCCTGTCGTTCACGTACACCACCAAGCCCCAACTGGCCACGATGAAGAAGAACTTCACCGAGCTGGCCAAGGCCGTCGGCAGGGAGTCCAAGGCCGCCGAGGTGAGCGCCGGGATCGACACCAAGGCCGCAGAGCTCAAGGGCCGGCTCGACAAGGCCGGCAAGAGCGGCCTCACGTACGCCCTCGCGCAGGGCTTCACCGCCAACGGCGCCGCCTCCGTCCGGATGCTCGGCGACGACGCCATCTCCGCGCAGGTGCTGAACCTGGCCGGCCTCAAGAACGGCTGGAAGGGCCAGGCCGACGCCTGGGGCCTCACCACCGTCGGCGTCGAGGGCCTCACACAGGTCGAGAAGGACGCCACCTTCCTGTACGTCGCCGCGGTCAACGACAACCCGTTCACCGGCGACCTCGCCGGCAACGCGGTCTGGAAGGGCCTGGACTTCGTCAAGAACGACAAGGCGCTGCCGCTGGACCCCGGCACCTGGCTCTTCGGCGGACCGCTCTCCGCGCAGCACGTGCTCGACGAGACCGGCAAGGCCCTGAAGGTCTGA
- a CDS encoding DedA family protein, whose protein sequence is MDKIALTAAGLYVIVLLRAGGTFAVGWLAGAGARRSRFAGRISSARFQRAERAIQRWGAPVVAVSFLTVGFQTAANFLAGSMRMPLPRYLPALFVGGAAWALVYATAGLGLLAVLARLFAERTALGVAAVAVLLLGVCGAVVYGRRRAARSRRDAEPSE, encoded by the coding sequence GTGGATAAGATCGCGCTCACCGCCGCCGGCCTGTACGTCATCGTGCTCCTCCGGGCCGGGGGGACCTTCGCCGTCGGCTGGCTGGCCGGCGCCGGCGCCCGGCGCAGCAGGTTCGCCGGGCGGATCTCCTCCGCCCGCTTCCAGCGCGCCGAACGGGCCATCCAGCGCTGGGGCGCGCCGGTCGTCGCCGTCTCCTTCCTGACGGTCGGCTTCCAGACCGCGGCCAACTTCCTCGCCGGCAGCATGCGGATGCCGCTGCCGCGCTACCTCCCCGCCCTGTTCGTGGGCGGAGCGGCCTGGGCGCTGGTCTACGCGACGGCGGGGCTCGGTCTCCTCGCGGTGCTGGCGCGGCTCTTCGCCGAGCGGACGGCGCTCGGGGTGGCCGCGGTGGCGGTCCTGCTCCTCGGCGTGTGCGGCGCGGTGGTGTACGGCAGGCGGAGGGCGGCGCGGTCCCGCCGCGACGCCGAGCCCTCCGAGTGA
- a CDS encoding metal-sensitive transcriptional regulator has translation MKVEEEAAAAVLNRLRRAQGQLAGVIAMIEAGRDCKDVVTQLAAVSRALDRAGFKIVASGMRQCLAESEEGAPPMTEQELEKLFLTLA, from the coding sequence GTGAAGGTGGAAGAAGAGGCGGCGGCCGCGGTCCTCAACCGGCTGCGGCGGGCCCAGGGCCAGCTCGCGGGCGTCATCGCCATGATCGAGGCGGGCCGTGACTGCAAAGACGTCGTCACCCAGCTCGCGGCCGTCTCCCGGGCCCTGGACCGGGCCGGCTTCAAGATCGTCGCGAGCGGCATGCGCCAGTGTCTCGCCGAGAGCGAGGAGGGCGCGCCCCCCATGACCGAGCAGGAGCTGGAGAAGCTCTTCCTCACCCTCGCGTGA
- a CDS encoding sulfite exporter TauE/SafE family protein encodes MVGAYGGGRLAAYVPGTGLLVAFALMALATAVAMLRGPRAAKAAGPAPADVPVRHVVAVGLVVGAVTGLVGSGGGFLVVPALALLGGLPMSAAVGTSLLVIALNSLSGLAGHLADVRVDWHLVLMVTGAAVVGSLIGGRFAGRVSQDSLRTAFGWFVVVMGVLVLGRQLPAAIWAHPLTWAGAGLAGATAVTWGVVRVRRPRPVVDAPRARSRESAARS; translated from the coding sequence ATGGTCGGCGCCTACGGGGGCGGACGCCTCGCGGCGTACGTCCCCGGCACCGGCCTCCTCGTCGCGTTCGCGCTGATGGCGCTCGCCACCGCCGTCGCCATGCTCCGCGGGCCCCGGGCGGCGAAGGCGGCCGGGCCCGCCCCGGCGGACGTGCCCGTCCGGCACGTGGTCGCCGTGGGTCTCGTCGTCGGGGCGGTCACCGGCCTGGTCGGCTCCGGCGGCGGATTCCTCGTCGTGCCGGCCCTCGCGCTGCTCGGCGGGCTGCCCATGAGCGCCGCCGTCGGCACCTCGCTCCTGGTCATCGCCCTGAACTCCCTGTCCGGGCTGGCCGGCCACCTCGCCGACGTCCGCGTCGACTGGCATCTGGTCCTCATGGTGACCGGCGCTGCCGTCGTCGGGAGCCTGATCGGCGGCCGGTTCGCCGGACGCGTCTCCCAGGACTCCCTGCGCACGGCGTTCGGCTGGTTCGTCGTCGTCATGGGCGTCCTCGTCCTCGGCCGGCAGCTGCCAGCCGCGATCTGGGCCCACCCGCTCACCTGGGCCGGCGCCGGGCTCGCCGGGGCGACCGCCGTGACCTGGGGCGTCGTCCGGGTGCGTCGTCCACGGCCCGTCGTGGACGCGCCCCGGGCGCGCTCCCGGGAATCGGCTGCGCGCTCCTGA
- a CDS encoding DUF302 domain-containing protein has translation MSYARTVTLAGTFDETVEAVRRALADQGFGILTEIDVQATLQAKLGHAMEPYLILGACNPPLARQALDADRAIGLLLPCNVVVRAEGDQVIVQAIDPSTLVTLTGLDAMTPVADEAARRLDAALTALT, from the coding sequence ATGTCCTACGCCCGCACCGTCACCCTGGCGGGGACCTTCGACGAGACCGTGGAAGCGGTCCGGCGCGCCCTCGCCGACCAGGGCTTCGGCATCCTGACGGAGATCGACGTCCAGGCCACGCTCCAGGCGAAGCTCGGCCACGCCATGGAGCCCTACCTGATCCTCGGCGCGTGCAACCCGCCGCTCGCCCGCCAGGCCCTCGACGCCGATCGCGCGATCGGACTGCTGCTGCCCTGCAACGTCGTCGTCCGCGCCGAAGGCGACCAGGTCATCGTGCAGGCGATCGACCCCTCAACCCTGGTCACGCTCACCGGCCTCGACGCCATGACCCCGGTGGCGGACGAGGCGGCCCGCCGCCTCGACGCCGCCCTCACCGCCCTCACGTGA
- a CDS encoding YjbQ family protein: MSHSFTTRVLSLTTGSRETVTDLTRACEDFLAEAAAGRDGLLNLFVPHATAGLAVLETGSGSDSDLLATLHQLLPADDRWQHRHGTPGHGRDHVLPAFLPPHATLPVLAGRLSLGTWQSVCLVDTNVDNPDRQVRLSFLG, from the coding sequence ATGTCACACTCCTTCACCACCCGCGTCCTCAGCCTCACCACCGGCTCCCGCGAGACGGTCACCGACCTCACCCGCGCCTGCGAGGACTTCCTGGCGGAGGCGGCGGCGGGCCGTGACGGCCTCCTCAACCTCTTCGTCCCCCACGCCACGGCAGGCCTCGCGGTCCTGGAGACCGGCTCCGGCAGCGACAGCGACCTCCTCGCCACCCTCCACCAGCTGCTCCCCGCCGACGACCGCTGGCAGCACCGCCACGGCACCCCCGGCCACGGCCGCGACCACGTCCTCCCCGCCTTCCTCCCGCCCCACGCCACCCTCCCCGTCCTCGCCGGCCGCCTCAGCCTGGGCACCTGGCAGTCGGTCTGCCTGGTCGACACGAACGTCGACAATCCGGACCGCCAAGTGCGGTTGTCGTTCCTCGGGTAG
- a CDS encoding ABC transporter permease: MAVGHAPPPSTHPPDMSAIPDVESLTPAPRSGRLPVVPRWLRRAVGPLLLLLVWQVSSATGVLAPEVLASPGTIARSAAALVADGTLPTAMGVSLRRVAAGLVIGGAVGVTLALLSGLSRLGEDLVDATVQMLRTVPWVGLIPLLIIWLGIGEAPKVALIALGTAFHLYLNVYAGIRGVDAQLVEAGQSLGLGRWGLVRHVVLPGALPGAMTGLRYALATAWLALVFGESINADAGIGFLMNQAREFFRTDVIVVCLVVYAFLGLLADAVVRTLERLLLQWRPTFTGR, from the coding sequence ATGGCCGTCGGTCACGCGCCCCCTCCTTCCACCCACCCGCCGGATATGTCCGCCATTCCGGATGTCGAATCCCTCACCCCCGCCCCTCGGTCCGGTCGGCTGCCCGTCGTGCCGCGCTGGCTGCGGCGGGCCGTCGGGCCCCTGCTGCTCCTGCTGGTGTGGCAGGTGTCCAGCGCCACCGGCGTGCTCGCGCCCGAGGTGCTCGCCTCGCCCGGGACGATCGCGCGGTCCGCCGCCGCGCTCGTCGCGGACGGGACCCTGCCGACCGCGATGGGCGTGTCGCTCCGCCGGGTCGCGGCCGGGCTGGTGATCGGCGGGGCCGTCGGGGTCACGCTCGCCCTGCTGTCCGGGCTCTCCCGGCTCGGCGAGGACCTCGTCGACGCCACCGTGCAGATGCTGCGGACCGTGCCCTGGGTCGGCCTGATCCCGCTGCTGATCATCTGGCTGGGCATCGGCGAGGCCCCGAAGGTCGCCCTGATCGCCCTGGGCACAGCGTTCCACCTGTATCTGAACGTGTACGCCGGCATCCGCGGCGTCGACGCCCAACTCGTCGAGGCCGGGCAGTCGCTGGGGCTCGGGCGGTGGGGTCTCGTGCGGCATGTCGTGCTGCCCGGCGCGCTGCCGGGCGCGATGACGGGGCTGCGGTACGCGCTCGCCACCGCCTGGCTGGCCCTCGTCTTCGGGGAGTCCATCAACGCCGACGCCGGGATCGGCTTCCTGATGAACCAGGCGCGCGAGTTCTTCCGCACCGACGTGATCGTGGTCTGCCTCGTCGTCTACGCCTTCCTCGGCCTCCTCGCCGACGCCGTCGTCCGCACTCTCGAAAGGCTGCTGCTGCAATGGCGACCGACCTTCACCGGACGGTGA
- a CDS encoding ABC transporter ATP-binding protein, translating into MATDLHRTVTVRGLTRSFDGRPVVDGLDLTLEPGQFTALLGHSGCGKSTLLRVLAGLDREISGTVLVPRRRAVAFQAPRLMPWKRVWRNVLLGLPGRPERAVADRALEEVGLAHRAEVWPKTLSGGEAQRASLARALVRDPDLLLLDEPFGALDALTRIKAQRLVAELWRRRGCTVLLVTHDVDEALLLADRALVMRDGVIAYDTPVRLDRPRSPADPAFAALRGHLLAELGFGETKFADTTHS; encoded by the coding sequence ATGGCGACCGACCTTCACCGGACGGTGACCGTCCGGGGCCTGACCCGGTCCTTCGACGGCCGGCCGGTCGTCGACGGGCTCGATCTCACTCTGGAGCCGGGGCAGTTCACCGCCCTGCTGGGGCACAGCGGCTGCGGGAAGTCCACCCTGCTGCGGGTGCTCGCCGGGCTCGACCGGGAGATCTCCGGCACCGTGCTCGTGCCGCGCCGCCGCGCGGTCGCCTTCCAGGCTCCGCGGCTGATGCCGTGGAAGCGGGTCTGGCGCAATGTGCTCCTCGGCCTGCCGGGCCGTCCGGAACGGGCCGTCGCCGACCGCGCCCTGGAGGAGGTCGGCCTCGCCCACCGGGCCGAGGTGTGGCCCAAGACCCTGTCCGGGGGCGAGGCCCAACGCGCCTCGCTCGCACGTGCGTTGGTACGCGATCCGGACCTGCTGCTGCTCGACGAGCCGTTCGGCGCGCTCGACGCGCTGACCAGGATCAAGGCACAGCGGCTCGTCGCCGAGTTGTGGCGGCGGCGCGGCTGCACCGTCCTCCTGGTCACCCACGACGTGGACGAGGCGCTGCTCCTCGCGGACCGGGCGCTGGTGATGCGCGACGGCGTCATCGCGTACGACACGCCGGTCCGCCTCGACCGCCCCCGCTCCCCCGCCGACCCGGCGTTCGCCGCCCTCCGCGGTCACCTGCTCGCCGAACTCGGCTTCGGGGAGACCAAGTTCGCAGACACGACACACTCCTAG
- a CDS encoding ABC transporter substrate-binding protein: MKPLRHTLAAALLLPLALLAATACTPASGADAGGNTDGKGDLVLNVGDQKGGAEAVLRAAGELDDLPYRVKWSTFTSGPPLLEAINAGAVDVGGVGNTPPVFAAGAGSKITVVAATHGDSAGEAILVPKDSPLRSARDLKGRKVAVAQGSSAHFLLIGSLEKAGLTLKDVQVTLLQPADALAAFTSGKVDAWAVWDPYTSQVLHSGTGRVLTDGRGVVNGLGFQVAAPAALADAEKAKAVGDFVDRLRRAQDWVFGHPEEWAKVWAKETGLPYEVALAAVKRSNGTRIPVALDAAAIASEQKIADTFAGLGLIPNRFRFADFVDHRFDKDLPPSTTPARSYGKDD; encoded by the coding sequence GTGAAGCCTCTCCGTCACACCCTCGCCGCCGCGCTGCTCCTGCCGCTCGCGCTGCTCGCCGCGACCGCCTGCACGCCCGCCTCGGGGGCCGACGCCGGCGGGAACACCGACGGCAAGGGCGACCTCGTCCTGAACGTCGGCGACCAGAAGGGCGGCGCCGAGGCCGTCCTGCGCGCCGCCGGCGAACTCGACGACCTCCCCTACCGCGTGAAATGGTCCACCTTCACCTCCGGCCCACCGCTCCTCGAGGCGATCAACGCGGGCGCCGTCGACGTCGGCGGCGTCGGCAACACCCCGCCGGTCTTCGCGGCCGGCGCCGGCTCGAAGATCACCGTGGTCGCCGCGACCCACGGCGACTCGGCGGGCGAGGCGATCCTCGTCCCGAAGGATTCGCCGCTCCGCTCCGCCCGCGACCTGAAGGGCAGGAAGGTCGCGGTGGCGCAGGGCAGTTCGGCCCACTTCCTGCTGATCGGCTCGCTGGAGAAGGCCGGGCTGACGCTGAAGGACGTCCAGGTCACGCTGTTGCAGCCGGCCGACGCGCTCGCCGCCTTCACCAGCGGGAAGGTCGACGCCTGGGCGGTCTGGGACCCGTACACCTCGCAGGTGCTGCACAGCGGTACCGGGCGGGTCCTCACCGACGGGCGCGGGGTCGTCAACGGCCTCGGCTTCCAGGTCGCCGCGCCCGCCGCGCTCGCGGACGCGGAGAAGGCGAAGGCCGTCGGCGACTTCGTCGACCGGCTGCGGCGCGCCCAGGACTGGGTGTTCGGCCACCCCGAGGAGTGGGCGAAGGTCTGGGCGAAGGAGACGGGGCTGCCGTACGAGGTGGCCCTCGCCGCCGTGAAGCGCAGCAACGGCACCCGTATCCCGGTCGCCCTCGACGCGGCGGCGATCGCGTCCGAGCAGAAGATCGCCGACACCTTCGCCGGGCTCGGCCTGATCCCGAACCGGTTCCGCTTCGCCGACTTCGTGGACCACCGCTTCGACAAGGACCTGCCGCCGTCGACCACCCCGGCGCGCTCCTACGGAAAGGACGACTGA
- a CDS encoding LLM class flavin-dependent oxidoreductase: MTVHLHWFLPTGGDGRTLVDRHAYTDGGITRSRAGAVAGVRAPDIEYLAQIAKAAERLGFEAVLTPTGTWCEDAWLTTVALAQHTERLKFLVAFRPGVLSPVLAAQMAATYQRITRGRLLLNVVTGGDSVEQRRFGDHLDHDRRYARTAEFLSVVRGVWSGRPYDFQGEHFQVEGGLTALPPDPLPELFFGGSSAAAGPVAAEHADVYLTWGEPPWQVKEKIDWIRGLAEERGRTVRFGIRLHTISRDTSREAWATAERLLADLDAETVAAAQELLGRSESVGQQRMLALHRGGSLERDRLEIAPNLWAGVGLVRGGAGTALVGSHADVADRIEEYHDLGVEHFVLSGYPHLEEAYWFGEGVTPLLAERGLLSTVPASPLLAGGVAGIGGGR; the protein is encoded by the coding sequence ATGACGGTCCACCTGCACTGGTTCCTGCCCACCGGCGGCGACGGGCGCACCCTCGTCGACCGGCACGCGTACACCGACGGCGGGATCACCCGCAGCCGCGCGGGCGCGGTCGCCGGGGTCCGCGCCCCCGACATCGAGTACCTGGCGCAGATCGCCAAGGCGGCCGAGCGACTCGGCTTCGAGGCCGTGCTGACGCCGACCGGCACCTGGTGCGAGGACGCCTGGCTGACGACGGTCGCGCTCGCGCAGCACACCGAGCGGCTGAAGTTCCTGGTGGCGTTCCGGCCCGGGGTGCTGTCGCCGGTGCTGGCCGCCCAGATGGCCGCGACCTACCAGCGGATCACCCGCGGTCGGCTGCTGCTCAACGTGGTGACCGGCGGCGACTCCGTCGAGCAGCGGCGGTTCGGCGACCACCTGGACCACGACCGGCGGTACGCGCGGACCGCCGAGTTCCTGTCCGTCGTGCGGGGCGTGTGGAGCGGCCGGCCGTACGACTTCCAGGGCGAGCACTTCCAGGTGGAGGGCGGGCTGACCGCGCTGCCGCCGGACCCGCTGCCGGAGCTGTTCTTCGGCGGCTCCTCGGCGGCGGCCGGACCGGTCGCCGCCGAGCACGCGGACGTCTACCTGACCTGGGGCGAGCCGCCGTGGCAGGTGAAGGAGAAGATCGACTGGATCCGCGGGCTGGCCGAGGAACGCGGCCGGACCGTGCGCTTCGGCATCCGGCTGCACACCATCTCGCGGGACACCTCCCGGGAGGCGTGGGCGACCGCCGAGCGGCTGCTCGCCGACCTGGACGCCGAGACGGTGGCGGCGGCGCAGGAGCTGCTCGGCCGCAGCGAGTCGGTGGGCCAGCAGCGGATGCTCGCCCTGCACCGGGGCGGCTCGCTGGAACGGGACCGGCTGGAGATCGCGCCCAACCTGTGGGCGGGCGTGGGGCTGGTGCGGGGCGGGGCCGGCACGGCGCTCGTCGGCAGTCACGCGGACGTGGCCGACCGCATCGAGGAGTACCACGACCTCGGCGTGGAGCACTTCGTGCTCTCCGGCTACCCGCATCTGGAGGAGGCGTACTGGTTCGGCGAGGGCGTGACTCCGCTGCTCGCGGAGCGTGGCCTGCTGAGCACGGTGCCGGCGTCTCCGCTGCTCGCCGGCGGGGTGGCCGGGATCGGGGGCGGTCGCTAG
- a CDS encoding NAD(P)-binding domain-containing protein — protein sequence MRAVDVVVVGAGQAGLSAAFHLRRVGLEPDRDFVVLDHAPRPGGAWQFRWPSLTYGKVHGMHSLPGMELTGADPARPSSEVIGAYFDAYERDFGLRVHRPVDVSAVREGEGGRLRVETSEGVYTTRALINATGTWDRPFWPRYPGQETFRGLQLHTARYPGPEAFAGRRVIVVGGGASATQHLLEIAGHAAATTWVTRREPVFREGPFGEAEGRAAVALVEERVRQGLPPRSVVSVTGLPLNDAIRAGLADGVLDRQPMFERITPTGAVWADGRTVDADVILWATGFRPAIDHLAPLRLRAPGGGIQVEGTRAVLDERVHLVGYGPSASTVGANRAGRAAVNEIRRLLAREEVREEEHGEELDEERGAEPVRRPVTV from the coding sequence GTGCGCGCCGTGGACGTCGTGGTCGTGGGGGCCGGGCAGGCGGGCCTCTCCGCCGCCTTCCACCTGCGACGGGTCGGGCTGGAGCCGGACCGGGACTTCGTCGTCCTCGACCACGCGCCGCGCCCCGGCGGTGCCTGGCAGTTCCGCTGGCCGTCGCTGACCTACGGCAAGGTGCACGGGATGCACTCCCTGCCGGGCATGGAGCTGACCGGGGCCGATCCCGCCCGCCCCTCCTCCGAGGTGATCGGCGCCTACTTCGACGCGTACGAACGGGACTTCGGCCTGCGGGTGCACCGGCCCGTGGACGTGTCCGCCGTACGCGAGGGCGAGGGCGGCCGGCTGCGGGTGGAGACCTCGGAGGGGGTCTACACGACGCGGGCGCTGATCAACGCCACGGGCACCTGGGACCGGCCGTTCTGGCCCCGCTATCCCGGCCAGGAGACCTTCCGGGGGCTCCAGTTGCACACCGCGCGGTACCCGGGGCCCGAGGCGTTCGCCGGCCGGCGGGTGATCGTGGTGGGCGGCGGCGCCTCGGCCACCCAGCACCTGCTGGAGATCGCCGGGCACGCCGCCGCGACGACCTGGGTGACCCGGCGCGAGCCGGTCTTCCGCGAAGGCCCCTTCGGCGAGGCCGAGGGCCGCGCGGCCGTCGCCCTGGTCGAGGAGCGGGTACGACAGGGGCTGCCGCCGCGCAGCGTGGTCTCCGTGACCGGGCTGCCGCTGAACGACGCCATCCGCGCGGGACTCGCCGACGGCGTCCTCGACCGGCAGCCGATGTTCGAACGGATCACGCCGACCGGCGCCGTCTGGGCGGACGGCCGCACGGTCGACGCGGACGTGATCCTGTGGGCGACCGGCTTCCGGCCGGCCATCGACCACCTGGCCCCGCTGCGGCTGCGGGCTCCGGGCGGCGGCATCCAGGTGGAGGGGACCCGCGCCGTCCTGGACGAGCGCGTCCACCTGGTGGGTTACGGCCCCTCGGCCTCGACCGTCGGCGCCAACCGGGCGGGGCGCGCCGCGGTGAACGAGATCCGCCGTCTCCTCGCACGCGAAGAGGTGCGCGAGGAGGAGCACGGCGAGGAGCTCGACGAGGAGCGCGGCGCGGAGCCGGTGCGCCGGCCGGTCACGGTCTGA
- a CDS encoding ABC transporter ATP-binding protein, with protein MRPHDESTWTPPPRDPAQPKEPAQLRRILGLFRPYRARLGLVGLLVAAASLVSVASPFLLKEILDTAIPEGRTGLLSLLALGMIATAVLTGVFGVLQTLISTTVGQRVMHDLRTAVYGRLQRMPLAFFTRTRTGEVQSRIANDIGGMQATVTSTATSLVSNLTAVVATVVAMLALDWRLTVFSLLLLPVFVWISRRVGDERKRITTQRQKQMAAMAATVTESLSVSGILLGRTMGRADSLTESFARESERLVDLEVRSSMAGRWRMSVIGIVMAAMPALLYWAAGFAVQAGGAALSLGTLVAFVSLQQGLFRPTVSLLSTGVQIQTSLALFQRIFEYLDLPVDITEPDEPVRIGAVRGEIGFEGVGFHYDPERAGRPTLDSIDLTVPAGGSLAVVGPTGSGKSTLSYLVPRLYDVTEGRVTLDGVDVRDLSFDTLAGAIGVVSQETYLFHASVADNLRFARPDATDAEIEAAARAAQIHDHIASLPDGYDTLVGERGYRFSGGEKQRLAIARTILRDPPVLILDEATSALDTRTEHAVQQAIDALSAGRTTITIAHRLSTVRDADRIVVLEAGRIAESGTHEELMAADGAYAALVRRDEQANVGAVVPTNV; from the coding sequence ATGCGTCCCCACGACGAGTCCACCTGGACACCCCCGCCGCGCGATCCCGCGCAGCCGAAGGAGCCCGCCCAGCTGCGGCGCATCCTCGGCCTCTTCCGCCCCTACCGGGCCCGCCTCGGGCTCGTCGGCCTCCTGGTCGCCGCCGCCTCGCTGGTGTCGGTCGCCTCTCCGTTCCTCCTCAAGGAGATCCTCGACACCGCGATCCCCGAGGGGCGCACCGGGCTGCTCAGCCTGCTCGCCCTCGGCATGATCGCCACCGCCGTGCTGACCGGCGTCTTCGGCGTGCTCCAGACGCTGATCTCCACCACGGTCGGCCAGCGCGTCATGCACGACCTGCGCACCGCCGTGTACGGCCGGCTCCAGCGGATGCCGCTGGCCTTCTTCACCCGGACCAGGACCGGCGAGGTCCAGTCCCGGATCGCCAACGACATCGGCGGCATGCAGGCCACCGTCACCTCCACGGCGACCTCGCTGGTCTCCAACCTCACGGCGGTCGTCGCCACCGTCGTCGCGATGCTCGCCCTCGACTGGCGGCTCACCGTCTTCTCGCTGCTGCTGCTCCCGGTCTTCGTGTGGATCAGCCGGCGGGTCGGCGACGAGCGCAAGCGGATCACCACCCAGCGGCAGAAGCAGATGGCCGCGATGGCGGCGACCGTCACCGAGTCGCTCTCCGTCAGCGGCATCCTGCTCGGCCGCACCATGGGCCGCGCCGACTCGCTGACCGAGTCCTTCGCCCGGGAGTCCGAGCGCCTCGTCGACCTCGAAGTGCGCTCCTCCATGGCCGGGCGCTGGCGGATGTCCGTCATCGGGATCGTCATGGCCGCCATGCCCGCCCTGCTGTACTGGGCGGCCGGCTTCGCCGTGCAGGCCGGCGGCGCCGCGCTATCGCTGGGCACCCTGGTCGCCTTCGTCTCGCTCCAGCAGGGACTCTTCCGGCCCACCGTGAGCCTGCTCTCCACCGGTGTCCAGATCCAGACCTCGCTCGCGCTCTTCCAGCGCATCTTCGAGTACCTCGACCTCCCGGTGGACATCACCGAGCCCGACGAGCCCGTCCGCATCGGCGCCGTCCGCGGCGAGATCGGCTTCGAGGGGGTCGGCTTCCACTACGACCCCGAGCGGGCCGGCCGTCCCACCCTCGACTCCATCGACCTGACCGTGCCCGCCGGCGGCAGCCTCGCCGTCGTCGGCCCCACCGGCTCCGGCAAGTCCACGCTCAGCTACCTGGTGCCGCGGCTCTACGACGTGACCGAGGGCCGGGTCACGCTGGACGGCGTCGACGTCCGCGACCTCTCCTTCGACACCCTCGCCGGCGCGATCGGGGTCGTCTCCCAGGAGACGTACCTCTTCCACGCCTCCGTCGCGGACAACCTGCGCTTCGCCCGGCCCGACGCCACCGACGCGGAGATCGAGGCCGCCGCCCGGGCCGCCCAGATCCACGACCACATCGCCTCGCTGCCCGACGGCTACGACACCCTGGTCGGCGAGCGGGGCTACCGCTTCTCCGGCGGCGAGAAGCAGCGCCTGGCCATCGCCCGCACGATCCTGCGCGACCCGCCGGTGCTCATCCTCGACGAGGCGACCAGCGCCCTCGACACCCGCACCGAGCACGCGGTCCAGCAGGCCATCGACGCCCTCTCCGCCGGCCGCACCACGATCACCATCGCCCACCGCCTCTCCACCGTCCGCGACGCCGACCGGATCGTCGTCCTGGAGGCGGGGCGGATCGCGGAGAGCGGCACCCACGAGGAGCTGATGGCCGCGGACGGCGCGTACGCCGCGCTGGTGCGCCGCGACGAACAGGCGAACGTGGGAGCGGTTGTTCCCACGAACGTGTGA
- a CDS encoding MarR family transcriptional regulator, producing the protein MSAPDPDGLLAEQLLRLTRRLHRIQKRHLEPVGITPAQSRLLRTVAHYGDAPPRMADLAARLEVVPRAVTTLVDGLEAAGRVRRVPDPSNRRVIRIELTDEGRATLRELRSARRAAAEDILAPLTVEQREVLGGLLTALAGPVPESGC; encoded by the coding sequence GTGTCCGCCCCCGACCCCGACGGGCTCCTCGCCGAGCAGCTGCTCCGGCTCACCCGCCGGCTCCACCGCATCCAGAAGCGCCACCTGGAGCCGGTCGGCATCACCCCGGCCCAGTCCCGGCTGCTGCGGACGGTCGCGCACTACGGCGACGCCCCGCCGCGGATGGCCGACCTCGCCGCCCGCCTCGAAGTGGTCCCCCGCGCCGTGACCACCCTGGTCGACGGCCTGGAGGCGGCCGGGCGGGTGCGCAGGGTGCCCGATCCGAGCAACCGCCGGGTGATCCGGATCGAGCTCACCGACGAGGGCCGCGCCACGCTGCGGGAACTGCGCAGCGCGCGCCGGGCCGCCGCAGAGGACATCCTGGCTCCATTGACCGTCGAACAGCGCGAGGTGCTCGGAGGTCTGCTGACCGCCCTGGCCGGGCCCGTCCCGGAGAGCGGCTGCTGA